In one Brevibacterium sp. CBA3109 genomic region, the following are encoded:
- a CDS encoding D-cysteine desulfhydrase, whose product MNLTHIARRRYTEGQTPIEFLPNLSEALNGPRIHIKRDDLLGLTSGGNKTRKLEFLMADALAKGADTIITTGAVQSNHCRLTLSAAVKEGLKCRLLLEERVEGSYNVDASGNNLLYHLLGAETMRPVAGGTDLAAGMEQMAEEARSEGRTPYIIPGGGSNALGALGYVACAEEILAQCFESGLELDHIVSSSGSGGTHAGLVAGLVGNQAGIAMTGISVRAEKAPQEEKIRNLANAASELAGARQDVSASDVVVRDEFVGPGYSLPTTEMTEAIQLFARTEGILLDPVYTGKTAAGLIGMVKEGAFDADSDVLFVHTGGSPAIYAYRDEVLG is encoded by the coding sequence ATGAACCTCACACATATTGCACGTCGCCGTTACACAGAAGGGCAGACGCCCATCGAATTCCTCCCCAACCTGTCCGAGGCACTCAACGGTCCCCGCATTCACATCAAACGCGATGACCTGCTGGGACTGACCTCCGGCGGCAACAAGACCCGCAAACTTGAGTTCCTCATGGCCGACGCACTCGCGAAAGGTGCCGACACCATCATCACCACAGGTGCCGTCCAGTCCAACCACTGCCGTCTGACGCTGTCAGCCGCGGTCAAGGAAGGACTCAAGTGCCGACTGCTGCTCGAAGAACGTGTCGAAGGCTCGTACAACGTCGACGCCAGCGGCAACAACCTTCTCTACCATCTCCTCGGTGCAGAGACCATGCGACCGGTAGCAGGCGGCACCGATCTGGCTGCTGGGATGGAACAGATGGCTGAAGAGGCCCGCAGTGAAGGACGGACACCGTACATCATCCCCGGCGGAGGGTCGAACGCTTTGGGTGCGCTGGGTTATGTCGCCTGCGCTGAAGAGATTCTTGCGCAGTGCTTCGAATCAGGCCTCGAACTCGATCACATCGTGTCCTCGAGCGGATCCGGTGGCACCCACGCCGGCCTTGTGGCGGGACTGGTCGGCAACCAGGCCGGCATTGCCATGACAGGAATCAGCGTTCGGGCCGAAAAGGCACCGCAGGAAGAGAAGATCCGCAACCTCGCCAACGCCGCCTCCGAACTCGCCGGTGCACGTCAAGACGTCAGCGCCTCCGACGTCGTCGTCCGCGACGAATTCGTCGGGCCCGGCTATTCACTGCCGACAACCGAGATGACCGAGGCGATCCAGCTCTTCGCGCGAACAGAAGGAATCCTGCTTGATCCGGTCTACACCGGCAAGACTGCTGCCGGCCTGATCGGGATGGTCAAGGAAGGTGCCTTCGACGCCGACAGCGATGTCCTCTTCGTCCACACCGGCGGATCACCCGCCATCTACGCCTACCGTGACGAAGTCCTGGGCTGA
- a CDS encoding aspartate/glutamate racemase family protein encodes MTQNAHPSRLVGILGGMGPAATADFYRKLIAATPATIDQDHVRVVMWADPTIPSRQDALLSGGQDPTPALEFGADQLERCGAEIVVVPCNTVHPYLDSVFAERPMQFISIITATLTALPDDRSTPVGVLATDAALRAGIYQEALTDAGRTFVLPDSGAQVQLMEAVHQVKSGANPVTVGAHLHGIVDALGAAGATTVIAGCTELSALIETLQQPLSLNVIDPAAELARHTVAAAQRPPESREDVTPPTSTTVGQ; translated from the coding sequence ATGACCCAGAATGCACACCCATCCCGCCTGGTCGGAATACTGGGCGGGATGGGGCCGGCAGCCACAGCAGACTTCTACCGCAAGCTCATCGCTGCAACACCGGCCACCATCGACCAAGACCATGTCCGGGTGGTCATGTGGGCCGATCCGACGATCCCGAGCCGACAAGACGCCCTCCTGTCTGGTGGGCAAGATCCGACACCGGCACTTGAGTTCGGCGCTGATCAGCTTGAACGCTGCGGTGCCGAGATCGTAGTCGTTCCCTGCAACACTGTGCACCCGTACCTTGACTCGGTATTTGCCGAGCGTCCGATGCAATTCATCAGCATCATCACGGCCACTCTGACCGCGCTCCCGGACGATCGCAGCACCCCTGTCGGTGTGCTGGCCACCGATGCCGCGTTGCGTGCGGGAATCTACCAGGAGGCTTTGACCGACGCCGGCCGCACCTTCGTGCTGCCAGACTCAGGCGCTCAGGTGCAGCTTATGGAGGCAGTCCATCAGGTCAAGAGCGGAGCCAATCCGGTCACCGTTGGGGCTCACCTGCATGGAATCGTCGACGCCCTCGGCGCGGCCGGAGCCACCACCGTCATCGCCGGATGCACCGAACTTTCAGCTCTCATCGAGACCCTGCAGCAGCCGTTGTCCCTCAACGTCATCGATCCAGCAGCCGAACTCGCGCGACATACCGTCGCCGCCGCCCAACGGCCCCCTGAGTCAAGGGAGGACGTCACCCCGCCAACCTCGACGACGGTCGGTCAATAA
- a CDS encoding amidase, producing the protein MERVREVGEDLNAVTSLTEARARRLGSDSRSSSPWSHCSRRLEGVSLAVKDVIDVAGSVTTMGSQVHDPNPASQTASVVEALEVSGAMTVAKTNCQEYSYGILGDESAFGRTLNPRDRRRITGGSSSGSAALVAAGAVDLAVGTDTAGSTRVPAAYCEVLGFKPTLGMVATDGIFPLAPSFDTVGLFSSSFEVMRYALQTLLRQETSNAQDRHITSQSPLRIDVQLFDEAAAPLQTVDSALRFAPDTATGPKATWLRSLFDRARELFPIIRDYEAAEIHRDNLVTSEERYQPGVRAKLRTGSEVDVSAYQQAQHDLEILRQDALAVWDDLDFLIIPSVAGPELRWSDLPSANAAEDSVRYTQPISTLGWPAITVPFGQGVYSSVQIVAKPETDLDLLEFADNFFAR; encoded by the coding sequence ATGGAACGCGTCCGCGAGGTTGGCGAAGACTTGAACGCAGTGACATCGCTGACTGAGGCCCGTGCTCGACGCCTCGGGTCCGACAGTCGCTCGTCCTCACCCTGGTCCCACTGCAGCCGAAGGCTCGAGGGCGTGAGTCTCGCGGTCAAAGATGTCATCGACGTCGCCGGCAGTGTCACCACAATGGGATCGCAAGTCCACGACCCGAACCCGGCCTCACAAACAGCTTCCGTCGTAGAAGCTCTCGAAGTCTCAGGTGCTATGACTGTCGCGAAGACGAACTGTCAGGAATACTCCTACGGGATCCTCGGAGACGAATCAGCCTTCGGCCGCACCCTCAACCCACGCGATCGGCGAAGAATCACCGGCGGATCATCATCCGGTTCCGCCGCGCTCGTGGCAGCCGGCGCTGTTGACCTGGCTGTAGGTACCGACACTGCAGGATCCACACGAGTTCCCGCGGCTTACTGCGAAGTCCTCGGCTTCAAGCCGACTCTGGGCATGGTGGCGACAGACGGTATTTTCCCGTTGGCACCAAGCTTCGACACGGTCGGGCTATTCTCCTCATCGTTTGAGGTCATGCGATACGCGCTTCAAACTCTGCTTCGGCAGGAAACATCCAATGCGCAGGATCGTCACATCACGTCGCAGAGTCCGCTGCGAATCGATGTTCAGCTCTTCGACGAAGCCGCGGCGCCTCTTCAGACTGTGGACTCTGCCCTGCGATTCGCCCCTGACACGGCCACGGGCCCGAAGGCCACCTGGTTGCGGAGCCTCTTCGATCGCGCTCGCGAACTGTTTCCCATTATTCGCGACTATGAAGCTGCAGAGATCCATCGCGACAATCTCGTCACGTCCGAAGAGAGATATCAGCCCGGTGTTCGAGCGAAACTCAGAACCGGGTCAGAAGTCGATGTTAGTGCTTATCAGCAGGCTCAGCACGATCTGGAGATCTTGAGACAGGACGCTCTTGCGGTATGGGACGACCTCGATTTCCTCATCATCCCGAGCGTGGCGGGTCCGGAACTCAGATGGTCAGATCTGCCTTCGGCCAACGCAGCTGAAGACAGCGTCCGGTACACTCAACCGATCAGTACGTTGGGATGGCCAGCGATCACTGTACCTTTCGGTCAGGGGGTCTACTCTTCCGTCCAAATCGTCGCCAAGCCTGAAACTGACCTGGACCTACTTGAGTTTGCCGACAACTTCTTTGCTCGATGA
- a CDS encoding YceI family protein has product MTETPGITGHWDIDSSHSRLGFSTRHAMVSRVRGAFNDVSGSADIADDLADSTAEVIIQTASIDTRSEGRDEHLRSADFFDVETYPEIRFVSSAIDEVDEDSYIVTGELTIRDMTKTVSVPLELIGIETDPFGNLRAGLEGSRRIDRKDWGVTWNTTLDSGGVLVSDKITLEFELSLIKNLAEAAPAAESAGKEFPPPPPVKPADKPAETAPEAHQPDAQSSGNSLGKLFGLR; this is encoded by the coding sequence ATGACAGAAACTCCTGGGATCACAGGTCATTGGGACATCGATTCCTCACATTCTCGACTGGGATTCTCCACACGCCACGCCATGGTCTCGCGTGTGCGCGGAGCGTTCAATGATGTGTCCGGATCGGCCGACATCGCCGACGATCTTGCCGACTCGACCGCCGAGGTCATCATCCAGACCGCGAGCATCGACACCCGCAGTGAGGGTCGCGACGAGCACCTGCGTTCGGCAGACTTCTTCGATGTGGAGACCTACCCGGAGATCCGTTTCGTGTCCTCCGCCATCGATGAGGTCGACGAAGACTCCTACATCGTCACTGGTGAACTGACGATCCGCGACATGACGAAGACCGTCTCCGTTCCGCTCGAGCTCATCGGCATCGAGACCGACCCCTTCGGCAACCTGCGCGCCGGCCTCGAGGGCTCGCGTCGCATCGACCGCAAGGACTGGGGCGTGACCTGGAATACGACGCTCGATTCCGGTGGCGTCCTCGTCAGCGACAAGATCACGCTCGAGTTCGAGCTCTCCCTGATCAAGAACCTCGCCGAGGCGGCCCCGGCCGCTGAGTCGGCCGGTAAGGAATTCCCTCCCCCGCCGCCGGTCAAGCCCGCTGACAAGCCGGCGGAGACGGCCCCGGAGGCCCACCAGCCGGATGCCCAGTCGTCCGGAAACAGCTTGGGAAAGCTCTTCGGCCTCCGCTGA
- a CDS encoding BPL-N domain-containing protein: MTTPIRRAVAALLTGLFTAAASVGCAAADTSSPDSPLVAVYRGEAACDGCPETVAQRLRASFADAEVVFIGRGERLPLQADALADVDLYVQPGGGDDIDAAADALPPRFVGGLEQYVADGGRYLGLCMGAYLAGPVAFGLVESDLDGEVGRPEFPVTDSRETVVDVAWDGHHRQTFFQEGAVLPPPEDRADVFARYGNGDIAAARYDHGDGMAGLVGPHPEADQTWLDEAGIADPDGDDWNYAVPFVAALLD, encoded by the coding sequence ATGACCACCCCCATCCGACGGGCTGTTGCGGCCCTCCTGACCGGTCTCTTCACCGCGGCCGCCTCCGTGGGCTGCGCCGCCGCAGACACTTCAAGTCCGGATTCCCCGCTCGTGGCCGTGTACCGCGGTGAGGCCGCGTGCGACGGGTGCCCCGAGACAGTCGCACAACGGCTGAGAGCCTCGTTCGCCGACGCCGAGGTGGTCTTCATCGGTCGCGGTGAACGTCTGCCGCTGCAGGCCGATGCCCTTGCAGACGTGGACCTCTACGTCCAACCCGGTGGCGGGGATGACATCGACGCTGCCGCCGACGCGCTGCCCCCTCGATTCGTCGGGGGCCTTGAACAGTATGTTGCAGACGGCGGTCGTTACCTCGGTCTGTGTATGGGCGCCTACCTGGCGGGGCCGGTCGCCTTCGGCCTCGTCGAATCGGACCTCGACGGTGAGGTCGGCCGTCCCGAATTCCCAGTCACCGACAGCAGAGAGACCGTGGTCGACGTCGCGTGGGACGGTCATCATCGCCAGACTTTCTTCCAAGAGGGCGCAGTCCTTCCTCCACCCGAGGATCGCGCCGACGTGTTCGCGCGCTACGGCAACGGCGACATCGCCGCAGCACGCTACGACCACGGTGACGGTATGGCAGGTCTGGTCGGCCCGCACCCCGAGGCTGACCAGACCTGGCTGGACGAGGCGGGAATTGCCGATCCGGACGGAGACGACTGGAATTACGCCGTCCCCTTCGTCGCAGCACTGTTGGATTGA
- a CDS encoding NAD(P)/FAD-dependent oxidoreductase: MDADVVVVGAGLAGLQCARRLQRNGLTVQICESRDGVGGRVRTDRIDGFLCDRGFQLLNPAYPAVRAFIDVASLDLQTFGAGVMVRKGQRLTTLRASLSRPGGESSVLSSGLIKPKEIRGLLRWLGPTLLRPSSASRATRDSTLADSLDAVGVTGALRRDVIDTFLAGVLADSSGASSANYARLLMRSFVRAIPGLPSKGMAALPEQMAASLGAPVRVNTAVRDLRETDNGVEVDTDRGRIRARVAVTAVGAEDLEELTGEKTPPTRGLTTWWFQAPEPPLEDPLLVLDASAPQGGPNGPVWHTAVVSNAAPSYAPAGSALIEATTLLDRPDGLADEREIRQHLERIYGASTRRWQVLINHRLPHALPVSTPPLIDRSVQRISERIFVCGDHRDTGSIQGALVSGDRAGQGIAGILAPASRRSDNEPSAKR, encoded by the coding sequence GTGGACGCCGACGTTGTAGTCGTGGGAGCAGGTCTCGCAGGCCTGCAGTGTGCCAGACGGTTGCAGCGCAACGGCTTGACTGTCCAGATCTGCGAATCGCGTGATGGGGTGGGCGGTCGTGTGCGCACCGATCGAATCGACGGCTTCCTCTGTGACCGCGGGTTTCAGCTGCTCAATCCTGCGTACCCCGCAGTGCGCGCCTTCATCGACGTCGCCTCACTGGACCTGCAGACCTTCGGCGCAGGAGTGATGGTCCGCAAGGGACAGCGTCTGACCACGCTGCGCGCATCCTTGAGTCGGCCTGGCGGCGAGTCATCGGTGTTGAGCTCTGGACTGATCAAACCGAAGGAGATCCGCGGACTTCTGAGGTGGCTCGGTCCGACTCTGCTGCGGCCATCGTCAGCCTCGCGGGCGACGCGGGACTCAACTCTGGCAGACTCTTTGGATGCTGTGGGAGTCACGGGAGCATTGCGCCGAGACGTCATCGACACGTTCCTGGCCGGTGTGCTGGCCGACAGTTCTGGCGCAAGCTCAGCGAACTATGCCCGCCTGCTGATGAGATCGTTCGTGCGCGCGATCCCCGGTCTGCCCAGTAAAGGCATGGCGGCTCTGCCCGAGCAGATGGCGGCTTCTCTCGGAGCGCCCGTGCGCGTGAACACCGCCGTGCGAGACCTTCGCGAGACCGACAATGGTGTGGAAGTCGACACCGACCGGGGACGGATACGGGCGCGTGTCGCTGTCACCGCAGTCGGTGCTGAGGATCTCGAGGAACTGACCGGCGAGAAGACTCCTCCTACACGCGGACTGACGACCTGGTGGTTCCAAGCTCCGGAACCTCCACTCGAGGATCCGCTGTTGGTGCTGGATGCCTCGGCTCCCCAGGGAGGCCCAAATGGGCCCGTCTGGCACACGGCAGTGGTCTCAAATGCAGCACCGAGCTACGCGCCTGCGGGATCGGCGCTCATTGAGGCGACGACGCTGCTCGATCGGCCCGACGGTCTGGCCGACGAACGGGAGATCCGGCAGCATCTCGAACGCATCTACGGCGCGTCGACGCGCCGGTGGCAGGTTCTGATCAATCATCGGCTTCCGCACGCACTGCCGGTCTCGACTCCCCCTCTGATCGACCGATCGGTGCAGCGGATCTCTGAGAGAATATTCGTCTGCGGCGACCACCGTGACACCGGCTCGATCCAAGGCGCTTTGGTCTCCGGTGATCGAGCCGGGCAGGGAATCGCCGGAATACTCGCCCCTGCCTCTCGTCGCTCCGACAACGAACCTAGTGCGAAACGATGA
- a CDS encoding universal stress protein, which translates to MQADAIIRAFDNGCPVPARQRLTHGRPATELITVSENAQLLVLGTHGHGEFASLILGSVSLECIAHAHPPQS; encoded by the coding sequence CTGCAGGCAGACGCGATCATCAGGGCCTTCGACAACGGCTGTCCCGTGCCGGCTCGCCAACGGTTAACACATGGCCGTCCCGCCACCGAGCTCATCACAGTCAGCGAGAATGCCCAACTGTTGGTCCTGGGAACCCACGGCCACGGGGAGTTCGCCAGCCTCATCCTCGGCTCCGTCAGCCTCGAGTGCATCGCTCACGCTCATCCACCACAGTCTTGA
- a CDS encoding NAD(P)/FAD-dependent oxidoreductase → MNETIAEPRAAGEESVARTYEVVIVGAGFAGLEAAKRLGRGGVDVLLLDQNNYHQFQPLLYQVATAQIALSTVARPLRSILHRESRHVTIRTAQVAAIDAARKTVTTADGVRYRAEILVIASGAEPNFFDTPGAEDHAYPLYSVDDAARLSSALLGAVERASANQDHSANRKFAVAVVGAGPNGVETAGAIAENIRDVVGKYYSHDFASSCAVHLVDMVDTVLPPFSQASQQYTRDRLEKLGVKVHLGSAVSEVSDTDISLADGTKIDAEIVIWAAGLKASHLLEPAGLTTGRGGRVDVAKDLTAPDCQGVYVLGDAANIVDAKDRKLPQLGSVAKQSGRWAADNIRADLTGRPRREFKFVDMGYMAMIGRGQSVAELTPRRYQVQGMPAFLGWLAVHAVLLSGWQQRAGAVLSWARDYLTTSRPHAVVYRPEAYEIARYARTEHPSAV, encoded by the coding sequence ATGAACGAAACTATTGCCGAACCGCGGGCGGCGGGCGAGGAATCTGTGGCACGAACCTACGAAGTCGTGATCGTCGGCGCCGGCTTCGCTGGCCTCGAAGCAGCCAAACGCCTCGGGAGGGGCGGAGTCGACGTGCTCTTGCTCGATCAGAACAACTATCACCAGTTCCAGCCCCTGTTGTACCAAGTGGCAACCGCCCAGATCGCCCTGTCGACGGTGGCTCGCCCACTGCGCTCCATCCTCCACAGGGAGAGCAGGCATGTCACAATTCGCACTGCGCAAGTAGCTGCGATCGATGCAGCGAGGAAAACGGTCACCACCGCAGACGGTGTGCGCTACCGAGCGGAGATCTTAGTGATCGCCTCGGGTGCGGAGCCGAACTTCTTCGATACTCCCGGAGCGGAAGATCACGCCTACCCCCTGTATTCGGTCGACGACGCCGCCCGATTGTCATCAGCACTGCTCGGAGCTGTGGAGCGAGCATCCGCGAACCAAGATCACTCCGCCAACAGGAAGTTCGCGGTTGCCGTGGTCGGCGCCGGGCCCAATGGTGTCGAAACCGCCGGGGCGATCGCCGAAAACATCAGGGACGTAGTCGGCAAGTACTATTCGCACGATTTCGCGTCGTCGTGCGCGGTCCACCTGGTGGACATGGTCGACACTGTGCTGCCGCCCTTCTCGCAGGCATCGCAGCAATACACCAGGGACCGGTTGGAGAAACTCGGCGTCAAGGTGCATTTGGGCAGTGCGGTCTCGGAAGTCTCCGATACAGATATCTCCCTTGCCGATGGGACGAAGATCGATGCGGAGATCGTCATCTGGGCCGCCGGATTGAAAGCCTCACACCTACTGGAGCCTGCCGGACTCACGACCGGTCGTGGAGGACGGGTCGATGTGGCCAAAGACCTGACGGCACCGGACTGCCAGGGAGTCTATGTCCTTGGTGATGCCGCCAATATCGTCGATGCCAAGGATCGGAAGCTGCCGCAGCTGGGATCGGTGGCCAAACAGTCGGGCCGATGGGCGGCAGACAATATTCGAGCCGACCTGACTGGACGGCCCCGCCGCGAATTCAAGTTCGTCGATATGGGGTATATGGCCATGATCGGTCGAGGGCAGTCAGTGGCCGAGCTGACTCCGCGCCGATACCAAGTGCAAGGGATGCCGGCATTCCTTGGCTGGCTGGCAGTCCACGCAGTTCTCCTCTCAGGCTGGCAACAACGTGCCGGGGCGGTGCTGTCCTGGGCTCGTGACTATCTGACGACGAGTCGGCCTCACGCCGTGGTCTATCGACCAGAGGCTTACGAGATCGCCAGGTATGCCCGAACAGAACATCCATCCGCAGTCTGA
- a CDS encoding phage holin family protein, producing the protein MSDYVPSSTSAVSTGELVSQLSEQATRLVRDEIQLAQIEMSAKAKQAGVGAGLLGAGGIIALFGLGAGIATGIIALALVMPAWLAGLIVTVFLLAVAGIAVLVGKTRVTATTPVPERAIEGTKRSVDTVKKGARDGGHH; encoded by the coding sequence ATGTCTGACTATGTCCCTAGTTCAACGAGCGCCGTCTCGACTGGTGAGCTCGTCTCGCAATTGTCAGAGCAGGCTACACGCCTGGTCCGTGATGAAATTCAGCTCGCGCAGATCGAGATGAGCGCGAAAGCCAAACAGGCCGGCGTTGGTGCGGGCCTGCTCGGTGCGGGCGGCATTATCGCCCTATTTGGTCTCGGTGCGGGAATCGCGACCGGCATCATCGCCCTCGCTCTCGTCATGCCGGCATGGTTAGCGGGTCTGATTGTCACCGTTTTTCTGCTCGCTGTCGCAGGGATTGCCGTACTGGTCGGGAAGACTAGAGTCACTGCGACTACGCCCGTGCCCGAGCGCGCAATCGAGGGTACGAAGCGCTCTGTGGACACAGTGAAGAAAGGAGCCCGTGATGGCGGACACCATTGA
- a CDS encoding DUF3618 domain-containing protein, whose translation MADTIDAGPASSSDRPGPDASQAEVEADIARTREQLGQTLAQLVEKFDVRAGAERTIEEIKDNATHTLDEAGHKVTEKLSAATGAVKSVFSYDDETTSAAAGAGPDTTAETHLALRSRPDWASLAPLMIASGLALTAVIVAVGWRR comes from the coding sequence ATGGCGGACACCATTGATGCGGGTCCCGCCTCGTCGTCGGATAGACCGGGTCCGGACGCCTCCCAAGCCGAGGTCGAGGCTGACATTGCCCGTACCCGTGAGCAGCTTGGCCAGACACTGGCCCAGCTCGTCGAGAAATTCGACGTCAGAGCCGGGGCCGAGCGCACGATCGAGGAGATCAAAGACAACGCGACCCATACTCTCGACGAGGCGGGTCACAAGGTGACTGAGAAGCTCTCAGCAGCCACCGGTGCAGTGAAGTCTGTGTTCTCCTACGACGATGAGACCACCTCCGCGGCTGCCGGAGCCGGACCGGACACAACGGCAGAGACCCATCTGGCATTGAGGTCTCGACCTGACTGGGCCAGTCTTGCGCCGTTGATGATCGCCTCGGGCCTGGCCCTGACTGCTGTCATTGTTGCGGTGGGGTGGCGGCGATGA